From the Oleiphilus messinensis genome, one window contains:
- a CDS encoding O-antigen ligase family protein yields the protein MINAQPFDRTSYTSPAVIVILAPIFTMIAFDIGRALGNLLLAGSLLYLLYQASKVTSEKSLRPSLPMCFYLALATWLVITSIITAPTLGTIKQVLSFIATSSIALLVLRFAQIENIPKQLRRHSTLLLLPIPIFAVKTIECRLNSECVPAIDFNGMVMTALLPIALYAIGIHSRIRKSVSIAIGSLCILLLLFADSRTELMMLLASFCIFFLFLKRKLLWLPVALLGALIFVLFVDLTIPAEHNLPPQAIDSVPEALELTPAELIRSLSNHRFEIWSQVLQNPPENLITGTGIKRTLTEIDLVWEVKHIHNIFLEVGYELGLPGVLIYSAWLLVFFRFSVAVYRAVDTRERLLYAVVLASAGALLVGGILDKSYTSKIMSFLLPFFLGLLYYIGSQVNPTPLRAEKAVN from the coding sequence GTGATCAATGCTCAACCATTTGACCGTACAAGCTACACCTCACCAGCGGTTATCGTCATTCTTGCCCCGATTTTCACCATGATTGCTTTTGATATCGGGCGCGCACTGGGCAATCTGTTGCTGGCCGGCAGTTTACTTTATTTACTGTATCAAGCTTCGAAAGTGACATCTGAGAAATCTCTCCGGCCAAGTCTGCCGATGTGCTTTTATCTCGCCCTCGCTACCTGGCTTGTAATCACAAGCATCATTACGGCTCCAACCCTGGGCACAATTAAACAAGTGCTGAGCTTTATTGCGACCAGCAGTATTGCACTACTGGTTTTGCGCTTTGCGCAAATTGAGAACATCCCCAAACAGCTTCGTCGACACAGTACACTGCTGCTGCTACCAATACCGATATTTGCGGTTAAAACCATCGAATGTCGCTTGAATTCGGAGTGTGTACCCGCCATTGATTTCAATGGGATGGTCATGACTGCGCTGCTTCCCATTGCACTATATGCAATTGGCATACACTCCAGGATCCGGAAATCGGTCAGTATCGCCATTGGAAGTCTATGTATACTGCTATTACTGTTTGCAGATAGCCGAACGGAGCTCATGATGTTGCTTGCAAGCTTCTGTATATTTTTCCTGTTTCTGAAGCGTAAACTACTGTGGCTCCCTGTTGCACTGCTCGGTGCGCTGATTTTCGTTCTGTTTGTCGACCTCACTATTCCTGCGGAACACAACCTTCCGCCCCAGGCAATTGACTCAGTTCCCGAGGCTTTGGAGTTGACACCGGCAGAACTGATACGCAGCCTGAGCAATCACCGATTCGAGATTTGGTCCCAAGTACTGCAAAATCCGCCAGAGAACCTGATAACCGGCACGGGCATCAAACGAACGTTGACTGAAATTGATTTAGTTTGGGAAGTAAAACATATCCACAACATTTTTTTGGAAGTGGGGTATGAATTAGGGCTGCCAGGGGTATTGATCTATAGCGCCTGGTTATTGGTGTTCTTTCGGTTTTCCGTTGCAGTTTATCGTGCCGTAGACACTCGGGAACGCCTGTTGTATGCCGTTGTTCTCGCCTCTGCAGGCGCACTGCTGGTGGGCGGAATACTAGATAAAAGTTACACATCGAAAATCATGAGTTTTCTACTGCCATTCTTTCTCGGCCTTCTTTATTACATTGGCAGTCAGGTTAATCCCACGCCTTTGAGAGCTGAAAAAGCAGTAAACTGA
- a CDS encoding aldo/keto reductase, producing MNKPSKIFQDLPKALLGDTGIAVSRAGLGTVKLGRNQGVKYPHGFSLPTDTEAQNLLAIAKDSGINLLDTAPAYGNSEIRLGQLLGNTRQQWVICSKAGEEFDSRTGQSRYDFSAPAIRESVARSLKRLKTDYIDIVLIHSDGRDMEIIEQYGALDTLAELKRKGLIKAFGMSSKTIQGGLSTLAKADCAMVTYNLKETQEREVIEAAHKLNKGILVKKVFASGHAISSTQIQQTFNALYQMPGVTSTILGTLNSAHLRNNLEVIAEALS from the coding sequence ATGAACAAGCCATCAAAGATCTTTCAGGATCTGCCAAAAGCCTTACTGGGCGATACCGGAATCGCCGTCAGCCGCGCAGGTTTGGGCACCGTGAAGCTGGGTCGGAATCAAGGTGTGAAATACCCCCATGGATTTTCACTTCCGACTGATACCGAGGCACAAAACTTACTGGCAATCGCCAAAGATTCCGGCATTAACTTACTGGATACCGCGCCTGCATACGGCAACAGTGAAATACGATTGGGCCAGCTATTGGGTAACACACGGCAACAATGGGTTATCTGCAGTAAAGCTGGAGAGGAGTTTGATTCCCGCACAGGACAATCCCGCTATGATTTTTCAGCACCCGCCATTCGGGAAAGCGTCGCAAGGAGTTTAAAGCGGCTTAAAACCGACTATATCGACATTGTTCTTATCCATTCCGATGGCCGGGACATGGAAATCATCGAACAGTATGGCGCACTGGATACGCTCGCGGAGCTGAAACGCAAAGGACTAATCAAGGCGTTCGGCATGTCCAGTAAAACGATACAAGGCGGCTTATCCACCTTAGCCAAGGCAGATTGTGCAATGGTGACCTACAACCTGAAGGAGACTCAGGAACGGGAGGTGATTGAAGCAGCTCACAAATTGAATAAAGGGATCCTGGTGAAAAAAGTGTTCGCCTCGGGACACGCAATCAGTTCGACCCAGATTCAACAGACGTTCAATGCCCTGTATCAAATGCCCGGCGTGACCTCCACCATTCTCGGCACGCTCAATTCAGCTCACCTGCGCAATAATTTAGAGGTCATCGCTGAGGCACTATCGTGA
- a CDS encoding FAD-dependent oxidoreductase, producing MSSNGSHLQSKQETQNLTVDLVILGGGIAGLWCLDRVRQAGYQAILLEPGTIGGGQTVFSQGIIHGGAKYTLDGVLSGAANAIKAMPGRWRDCLEGHGEIDLRGVKLLSPAHYLWSTQSLSAKMTSFFASKVMQGRTLKVAQSERPEVFQDARFKGSLYQLDELVLDIPSVLAKLYNRNKSVIFQSDITLDAAPEFNADGTLVALQFHKYPIKITFSQLLVCAGSGFEKLQNYLNVPEIKMQLRPLHMAMVEHDQAPDIYAHCIGSSAKPLLTITTHPVSSTRSKDHRKAWYLGGLLAEEGVEQTPEALITKSENTLKTLLPWVQLQNPKWKTLRLDRAEPHQDQNNRPDQAYCQKVRNIMVGWPTKLALSPDLSDRVLQQLGPINDERTTNIESTLSATFGPPKLQAPLWGDASSMD from the coding sequence GTGTCCAGCAACGGTAGCCACCTTCAATCCAAGCAAGAAACTCAAAACCTGACGGTCGATCTCGTGATCCTTGGCGGGGGCATTGCCGGTCTTTGGTGCCTGGATCGGGTCAGGCAGGCAGGATACCAGGCTATACTGCTCGAGCCCGGTACAATAGGGGGAGGCCAGACGGTATTCTCTCAAGGTATTATCCATGGTGGTGCAAAATACACACTGGATGGCGTATTGTCGGGCGCCGCCAATGCGATCAAGGCCATGCCCGGTCGCTGGCGTGACTGTCTGGAGGGGCACGGCGAAATCGACCTCCGCGGGGTTAAATTACTTTCCCCGGCGCATTATTTGTGGTCTACCCAGTCCCTCTCGGCCAAGATGACTTCTTTTTTCGCCAGCAAGGTCATGCAGGGACGAACCTTGAAAGTCGCGCAGAGTGAGCGTCCTGAAGTATTTCAAGACGCTCGCTTCAAGGGCAGTTTATACCAGCTGGATGAACTGGTACTGGATATTCCAAGCGTTTTGGCAAAACTATACAACCGCAACAAATCAGTTATCTTTCAGAGTGACATCACTCTGGATGCCGCCCCTGAATTTAACGCGGACGGTACACTTGTAGCATTACAGTTCCACAAATACCCGATCAAAATCACGTTCAGTCAACTACTGGTCTGTGCCGGTTCAGGCTTCGAAAAACTGCAAAACTACCTGAATGTCCCTGAGATAAAAATGCAACTGCGCCCCCTACATATGGCAATGGTTGAGCATGACCAGGCACCCGATATTTACGCCCATTGCATTGGCAGTTCAGCCAAACCCTTACTCACGATTACCACTCACCCGGTATCATCAACCCGCTCGAAAGACCACCGAAAAGCCTGGTATCTGGGTGGGCTGCTTGCTGAAGAAGGTGTAGAACAAACGCCAGAAGCGCTCATCACAAAGAGCGAAAACACACTCAAAACATTGCTTCCCTGGGTACAATTGCAAAACCCGAAATGGAAAACGCTGAGGCTTGATCGAGCCGAGCCTCATCAGGATCAAAACAATCGCCCGGATCAAGCCTACTGTCAAAAAGTCAGAAATATCATGGTCGGCTGGCCCACTAAACTTGCGCTTTCTCCGGATCTTTCAGACCGCGTGTTACAACAGCTCGGACCCATTAACGATGAGCGCACGACAAATATAGAGTCAACACTGTCAGCCACTTTCGGCCCCCCCAAACTCCAGGCTCCGTTATGGGGTGACGCGAGCTCAATGGACTGA
- a CDS encoding lysophospholipid acyltransferase family protein, with amino-acid sequence MNKIKARLAVGLIRIVSLLSLASVQKLGAFLGMVLWRTGSSPAKVTKINIDLCFPERSEAEREKLAAQSLQETCKTFLEMGAIWEWPVSKSLGLVREVKNKRLFDEARASGQGLIVLGPHLGNWELSGLYLSSLTEMAALYRPPKVKELETYMSQVRGRSGSELVPTDKRGVIRLFSILKRGGVVGVLPDQVPDDSGGVFVPFFGVPANTIKLVSKMVEKTGARVLCLYAQRLPSGHGFVLVFRDVDPLLYSRDLTDSVTGLNKSVERCVLDIPTQYQWEYKRFKHYQPGRERYY; translated from the coding sequence ATGAACAAGATTAAAGCCAGGCTTGCAGTTGGTTTGATTCGTATTGTGTCCTTGCTGTCCCTTGCCTCCGTTCAGAAGCTTGGGGCGTTTTTGGGGATGGTGTTATGGCGCACGGGCAGTAGCCCGGCGAAAGTTACAAAGATTAATATTGATCTTTGTTTTCCGGAGCGTTCGGAGGCTGAGCGTGAAAAGCTGGCCGCGCAGAGTTTACAGGAAACCTGTAAAACCTTTCTGGAAATGGGGGCGATTTGGGAATGGCCTGTTTCCAAAAGTCTCGGCTTGGTCCGTGAAGTCAAGAACAAACGCCTGTTCGATGAAGCCAGAGCAAGTGGTCAGGGATTGATCGTGCTGGGTCCACACTTGGGTAACTGGGAGTTGTCCGGCTTGTATTTGTCGTCACTGACGGAGATGGCGGCCCTGTACCGGCCACCCAAGGTCAAGGAGCTTGAGACCTATATGTCTCAGGTTCGCGGACGTTCCGGTTCCGAGCTGGTGCCTACGGATAAACGGGGGGTGATTCGCTTGTTTTCGATTCTCAAACGGGGCGGGGTTGTCGGTGTTCTGCCGGATCAGGTGCCGGATGACTCGGGTGGCGTGTTTGTGCCGTTCTTTGGCGTACCTGCCAATACGATCAAGCTGGTATCGAAAATGGTCGAGAAAACCGGAGCCCGAGTGCTTTGTCTTTATGCGCAGCGTTTACCTTCCGGGCATGGTTTTGTTTTGGTTTTTCGTGATGTCGATCCGCTTTTGTATTCCCGTGATCTGACTGATTCGGTTACAGGATTGAACAAGTCGGTGGAGCGTTGTGTATTGGACATCCCGACCCAGTACCAGTGGGAATACAAGCGATTTAAACACTATCAACCGGGTCGGGAACGATATTATTAA
- a CDS encoding glycosyltransferase family 4 protein produces the protein MKILQVLPTLNSGGVEKGTLEIAQAIVAAGHDSWVVSAGGRLVDTLEREGSHHHCWDLGRKSLTSLLQIPKLRRWLIQEQFDVIHVRSRMPAWLVWLAWRKIPKTQRPRLVSTVHGLHSVNRYSQIMTCGERVIAVSKTGLAYIRENYPNTDPDKIRLIYRGIDPKQYPFDYVPGEEWRSTWFTTYPMLANRFVVTLPGRLTRLKGHLGFLQIIQALKAAGIPVTGLIVGGEDPKRKGYAEEIRAKTAELGLQEDIIFTGHRADIMNIYKVSNAVVSLSSKPESFGRTVLETLSINVPVIGYAHGGVAEILTTLYPHGAVTPGDTSAVTDRLKAIYQGDAPAILENKQFLLANMQQQTLDLYNELAGEQKHHCIN, from the coding sequence ATGAAAATTCTTCAAGTACTACCCACACTGAATAGTGGCGGTGTTGAAAAAGGCACACTGGAAATCGCGCAAGCCATTGTCGCGGCGGGACATGATTCCTGGGTGGTTTCTGCGGGAGGGCGCCTTGTCGACACCCTCGAACGAGAAGGCAGTCATCACCATTGCTGGGATCTCGGGCGCAAATCACTCACATCACTCTTGCAAATTCCGAAACTCCGGCGTTGGCTGATACAGGAGCAGTTTGATGTCATTCATGTGCGGTCCCGGATGCCCGCATGGCTGGTCTGGCTTGCCTGGCGAAAAATACCGAAAACACAACGGCCCCGACTGGTCTCCACCGTTCACGGTTTGCACTCGGTCAATCGCTACAGCCAGATCATGACCTGCGGTGAGCGTGTTATCGCAGTCTCCAAAACGGGGCTGGCGTACATTCGGGAAAACTACCCGAATACAGATCCAGATAAAATTCGTTTGATTTACAGAGGAATCGACCCCAAGCAATATCCATTCGATTATGTACCCGGGGAAGAATGGCGAAGCACCTGGTTTACCACTTACCCGATGCTCGCAAACCGCTTTGTGGTCACCCTGCCGGGACGCCTGACCCGATTAAAAGGCCATCTCGGGTTCCTCCAGATAATCCAGGCCCTAAAAGCGGCAGGTATTCCCGTCACCGGGCTGATTGTTGGCGGCGAAGACCCAAAAAGAAAGGGCTATGCAGAAGAAATCCGAGCCAAAACGGCAGAACTGGGATTGCAAGAAGACATTATTTTCACCGGGCACAGAGCGGATATCATGAACATTTACAAAGTTTCCAATGCCGTCGTGTCCCTGTCCTCAAAACCCGAATCATTTGGTCGCACTGTGCTGGAAACCCTTAGCATTAATGTTCCGGTGATCGGTTATGCCCATGGCGGCGTTGCAGAAATTTTAACGACACTCTACCCACACGGTGCCGTTACTCCAGGGGATACAAGTGCGGTCACAGACCGCCTGAAAGCGATCTACCAAGGGGACGCGCCCGCCATTCTGGAAAACAAGCAGTTTCTGCTTGCCAACATGCAACAACAAACACTCGACCTATACAACGAGCTGGCTGGAGAGCAAAAACACCACTGCATCAATTAA
- a CDS encoding mitochondrial fission ELM1 family protein: protein MKLNVWMITDGKPGHQNQLRGLGSALANSVETEITWLHVRDYPLKWRALISRKALSLNLTPDQSGLPDIVIGAGHATHKLVLSLKRQCQSFTVLLMKPSLPYRLFDACIVPAHDSPPNRPQVLKTLGVLNTITPRTEQADHAQNTPGLMLIGGESKHYHWDTTEIVAQISEILQQDPEQNWMLTNSRRTPEDFLETLSAALNEQQQLTVIPHTETPPEWMKENLVRSNPVWVTPDSVSMVYEALTSGAQTGIFKLKEKKHGRIVRGLEKLVDDNKLITFEDWHRHHEMPRYQGPFFEAGRAADWLLERYRIAKSG, encoded by the coding sequence GTGAAATTAAACGTCTGGATGATAACGGATGGCAAACCAGGCCACCAGAACCAGCTTAGAGGTCTGGGCTCAGCACTTGCCAACAGCGTTGAAACAGAGATAACCTGGCTCCATGTGCGTGACTACCCACTCAAGTGGCGCGCATTGATAAGTCGTAAAGCACTGTCATTAAACCTTACTCCAGATCAGTCCGGGCTCCCGGATATTGTCATTGGTGCCGGACATGCCACCCATAAGCTTGTATTAAGCCTAAAGCGGCAGTGCCAGTCATTTACAGTACTACTCATGAAACCAAGCTTACCCTATCGGCTTTTCGATGCCTGCATTGTCCCCGCCCATGACTCGCCCCCGAACCGACCACAAGTATTAAAAACCCTCGGTGTCTTGAATACTATCACGCCCCGCACAGAACAGGCTGATCATGCACAAAACACCCCCGGCCTGATGTTAATTGGCGGAGAGTCCAAACACTATCACTGGGACACAACCGAGATCGTGGCGCAAATCAGTGAGATCCTGCAACAAGACCCTGAGCAAAACTGGATGTTAACCAACTCTCGTCGAACGCCGGAAGATTTTCTGGAAACGCTCTCCGCCGCCTTGAACGAACAGCAACAGCTAACGGTCATCCCGCACACGGAAACACCGCCTGAGTGGATGAAGGAAAACCTTGTCAGAAGCAACCCGGTATGGGTCACCCCCGATAGCGTTTCCATGGTTTACGAAGCCCTGACCTCAGGTGCCCAAACTGGAATATTCAAGTTAAAAGAGAAAAAACACGGTAGAATTGTCCGGGGACTCGAAAAACTGGTCGATGATAATAAATTGATCACCTTTGAAGACTGGCACCGACACCATGAAATGCCCCGCTATCAAGGCCCGTTTTTTGAAGCTGGGCGGGCAGCCGACTGGTTACTGGAACGATATCGAATTGCGAAATCAGGATGA
- the waaA gene encoding lipid IV(A) 3-deoxy-D-manno-octulosonic acid transferase, translating into MGRYLYSTLFYLISPLILARLLYRSKRAPAYAKRWSERLGFMHCPPEVRGAIWVHAVSVGEVVAAVPLIERILKQYPERPVVVTTMTPTGSARLKAALGDQVFHVYAPYDTPDCVQRLIRKIQPSALLIMETELWPNMLHYTRKSGARVLLVNARLSERSMKGYARVGWLARPMLQSLSSIYAQDQAGADRFQCLGVNPQQIEVTGSIKYDLSVADEVLERGRQLRTQMGIARPVWIAASTHEGEDDIILKAHKTVQDVCPEAILILVPRHPERFNDVVRLAAKVFETGVSRKSDPESISENTRILVGDTMGELMEMYAASDIAFVGGSLIPRGGHNPLEPAALGLPVMMGDGTFNFAEICAALEAAGGLHIVSEQSLSDQVLEWLKSPQRAAQVGEQAGQFVAENRGALDRVMALIKRDVPGL; encoded by the coding sequence ATGGGGCGCTACTTATACAGTACGTTGTTTTATCTGATTTCACCCTTGATTTTGGCTCGTTTGCTGTATCGTTCAAAACGTGCACCGGCCTACGCCAAGCGTTGGTCGGAGCGCTTGGGGTTTATGCATTGCCCGCCTGAGGTACGTGGTGCGATTTGGGTGCATGCAGTGTCCGTTGGCGAAGTTGTCGCGGCAGTTCCGCTTATCGAGCGAATTCTCAAGCAATACCCTGAACGGCCTGTGGTTGTGACCACAATGACTCCTACTGGATCCGCACGTCTGAAAGCCGCTCTGGGTGATCAGGTATTTCACGTCTATGCGCCGTATGATACTCCAGACTGTGTTCAGCGCCTGATTCGCAAAATCCAGCCGAGTGCTTTGCTTATTATGGAAACAGAGCTGTGGCCCAACATGTTGCATTACACCCGGAAATCGGGAGCCCGTGTTTTACTGGTAAATGCCCGCTTGTCCGAGAGATCCATGAAGGGATATGCCCGTGTCGGGTGGCTCGCCCGGCCCATGTTGCAATCGCTGTCGTCCATTTATGCACAGGATCAAGCCGGTGCGGACCGGTTTCAATGTTTAGGCGTCAACCCGCAGCAGATCGAGGTGACCGGCAGCATCAAGTATGATCTTTCTGTTGCAGACGAGGTTCTCGAGCGGGGGCGGCAACTCCGTACGCAAATGGGCATTGCACGCCCGGTATGGATCGCCGCAAGTACCCACGAGGGTGAAGATGATATTATTTTAAAGGCCCATAAAACGGTACAAGACGTGTGCCCTGAAGCCATCTTGATTCTGGTTCCGAGGCACCCGGAACGCTTCAATGATGTGGTGAGGCTGGCCGCCAAAGTGTTCGAGACCGGCGTGTCCCGGAAGAGTGATCCCGAGAGTATCTCGGAGAATACACGCATCCTGGTGGGGGATACTATGGGGGAGTTGATGGAAATGTATGCTGCTTCTGATATTGCTTTTGTCGGCGGCAGTTTGATTCCCCGTGGCGGCCACAATCCGCTGGAACCGGCAGCATTGGGTTTACCTGTCATGATGGGGGATGGCACATTCAATTTCGCTGAAATTTGCGCGGCCCTTGAAGCTGCGGGGGGGCTGCACATTGTTTCGGAACAGTCGCTGTCTGATCAGGTACTTGAATGGCTAAAATCCCCTCAGCGAGCTGCACAGGTGGGTGAGCAAGCGGGTCAGTTTGTTGCCGAAAATCGTGGGGCCCTTGATCGTGTCATGGCACTGATCAAAAGGGATGTTCCCGGGCTTTGA
- a CDS encoding TolC family outer membrane protein, translating into MRKPLALLMCLGTSTLFSHSALAIDLSTAYSKAVKYDSALAASRARLEAETEGEAQAKAGLLPQVSLGASASHQDIDSDNNNDDSYRTSGYSLSLSQPLFRAQNWYQYTTSQKNTQIAIAQFEKSQQDLILNVATAYFNVLRAQDNLTTAQSAEAAFKRQWEQAKERFDVGLIAITEVHEAKATYDASITARIQASSSVNIAFENLNRLTGERATDIATLAADFPVKQPEPTDTQAWIDRALQDNLSVRASQYTLDTVKEQLRTEKAGHYPTLDLVASYDNSDTTGAALDDTKNNASIGLSFNLPLYQGGGTQASIRRARYLVEEARQNLETLRRNTQLDTSSLFLSVITDIQTVQSQKQLIVSRESALEATRAGYSVGTRNIVEVLDAERNYYSALRDYANARYDYVIDSLTLKQAAGSLNPQDINDLNRWLKSAN; encoded by the coding sequence ATGAGAAAACCACTTGCACTGCTAATGTGCCTCGGTACATCGACCCTATTCTCGCATTCTGCTCTTGCAATCGATTTAAGTACAGCCTACTCCAAAGCTGTAAAATATGACTCTGCGCTGGCCGCCTCTCGTGCACGTCTCGAAGCGGAAACCGAAGGGGAAGCCCAGGCAAAGGCTGGCCTGTTGCCTCAAGTATCACTGGGAGCATCCGCCAGCCATCAGGACATCGATTCAGACAACAATAACGATGATAGTTATCGTACCTCTGGATACAGCCTTTCACTCAGCCAACCGTTGTTCCGCGCACAGAACTGGTACCAGTACACCACCAGTCAGAAAAACACTCAAATTGCCATCGCACAGTTCGAGAAGTCGCAACAGGATTTAATTCTGAACGTGGCAACCGCCTATTTCAACGTACTACGGGCTCAGGATAACCTGACAACCGCACAATCAGCTGAAGCTGCTTTCAAACGGCAATGGGAGCAGGCAAAAGAACGCTTCGATGTGGGTTTGATTGCGATTACGGAAGTACATGAAGCTAAAGCGACCTACGATGCGTCGATTACCGCTCGCATTCAAGCCTCCAGTAGCGTCAACATCGCGTTTGAAAACCTCAACCGACTGACCGGGGAAAGGGCAACCGATATTGCCACTCTGGCAGCAGACTTTCCAGTCAAGCAGCCGGAGCCAACGGATACCCAAGCCTGGATTGACCGGGCACTACAGGACAATCTATCCGTTCGTGCATCACAGTACACCCTGGACACCGTTAAAGAACAACTGAGAACGGAGAAAGCAGGGCATTATCCAACATTGGATCTGGTCGCCAGCTACGACAACTCAGATACCACCGGAGCGGCCTTGGACGACACTAAAAACAACGCATCCATCGGACTCTCATTCAATCTGCCCTTGTATCAGGGTGGCGGCACTCAAGCCAGTATCCGACGCGCTCGTTACCTGGTCGAAGAAGCACGACAAAACCTTGAAACCCTGCGTCGTAATACACAATTGGATACCAGCAGCCTGTTTCTGAGTGTGATTACCGACATCCAGACCGTTCAATCCCAAAAGCAGCTGATCGTTTCACGGGAAAGTGCGCTTGAAGCGACGCGAGCAGGTTATTCGGTTGGCACACGAAATATCGTTGAAGTTCTGGATGCTGAGCGCAACTATTATTCTGCGTTACGGGATTATGCCAATGCCCGCTACGATTATGTCATCGACAGCCTGACCTTGAAACAAGCTGCAGGTAGCCTCAACCCGCAGGATATCAATGACTTGAATCGCTGGCTGAAAAGCGCAAACTAA
- the thiC gene encoding phosphomethylpyrimidine synthase ThiC, which translates to MSSHSPYLSEVAKVDEASVQPFPNSKKIYITGSRPDIRVPMREISLADTPTSMGGEKNEPVLVYDTSGPYTDPDVQIDVRAGLAPIRKNWIAERDDCEALSGFTSEYTLRRLNDPTLQPLRFALHNNPLKAKPGKNVTQMHYARQGIITPEMEFIAIRENMKLEEARAKGLLEQQHPGMSFGAAIPDQITPEFVRQEVACGRAIIPNNINHPESEPMIIGRNFLVKINGNIGNSAVTSSIEEEVAKLTWATRWGADTIMDLSTGKNIHETREWIIRNSSVPVGTVPIYQALEKVNGVAEDLTWEILRDTLIEQAEQGVDYFTLHAGVLLRYVPLTAKRVTGIVSRGGSIMAKWCLAHHKENFIYTHFEEICEIMKAYDVAFSLGDGLRPGSIADANDAAQFGELETLGELTKIAWKHDVQTMIEGPGHVPMQMIKENMDKQLTECGEAPFYTLGPLTTDIAPGYDHITSGIGAAMIGWYGCAMLCYVTPKEHLGLPNKDDVKEGIITYKIAAHAADLAKGHPGAQIRDNAMSKARFEFRWEDQFNLGLDPDTARAYHDETLPKESAKVAHFCSMCGPKFCSMKISQEVREFADQEAVQSAMEEKAEEFRQQGAELYRKV; encoded by the coding sequence ATGAGCAGCCATTCCCCATATCTTAGCGAAGTCGCCAAAGTCGACGAAGCGTCCGTCCAACCGTTCCCTAATTCAAAGAAAATCTACATTACCGGTAGTCGCCCGGATATTCGTGTGCCAATGCGGGAGATTAGCTTGGCGGACACACCCACTTCCATGGGCGGGGAAAAGAATGAGCCCGTGTTAGTGTATGATACTTCGGGCCCGTATACGGATCCGGATGTGCAAATTGATGTCCGGGCAGGGCTTGCACCCATCCGGAAAAACTGGATTGCCGAGCGTGACGACTGCGAGGCATTATCTGGCTTCACCTCTGAATATACCCTGCGACGGCTCAATGACCCGACGCTGCAGCCCTTGCGATTTGCACTGCACAATAATCCTCTCAAGGCCAAGCCGGGCAAGAACGTAACGCAGATGCACTATGCCCGTCAGGGGATAATCACTCCGGAGATGGAGTTCATCGCCATTCGGGAGAACATGAAGCTGGAAGAAGCCCGGGCCAAAGGGCTGTTGGAGCAACAACATCCCGGGATGTCGTTTGGTGCGGCTATTCCTGATCAAATCACCCCGGAGTTTGTGCGTCAGGAAGTTGCCTGCGGACGAGCAATCATTCCAAATAACATAAATCACCCTGAATCCGAACCCATGATTATCGGGCGAAACTTTCTGGTGAAAATTAATGGCAATATTGGTAATTCTGCGGTCACGTCTTCCATCGAGGAAGAGGTCGCCAAACTGACCTGGGCGACCCGTTGGGGAGCGGATACCATCATGGATCTTTCTACCGGTAAGAATATTCATGAAACGCGAGAATGGATTATTCGGAACTCGTCGGTACCCGTTGGTACAGTCCCAATTTATCAGGCGCTCGAGAAAGTTAATGGTGTTGCTGAAGACCTTACTTGGGAAATCTTACGGGATACCCTGATTGAGCAGGCTGAGCAGGGAGTCGATTATTTCACGCTGCATGCTGGAGTGCTGTTGCGTTATGTGCCACTCACGGCTAAACGGGTTACCGGAATTGTATCCCGGGGCGGCTCAATTATGGCGAAATGGTGTTTGGCACATCACAAAGAAAATTTCATTTACACCCACTTTGAAGAAATCTGTGAGATTATGAAGGCTTATGATGTGGCCTTTTCGCTGGGTGATGGTCTCCGACCGGGCAGTATTGCTGATGCTAATGATGCTGCACAGTTTGGTGAATTGGAAACGCTGGGAGAGCTGACCAAAATTGCCTGGAAGCATGATGTCCAGACCATGATTGAAGGTCCAGGCCACGTGCCAATGCAGATGATCAAGGAAAACATGGATAAGCAGTTGACTGAGTGCGGGGAAGCGCCATTTTATACCCTTGGGCCACTGACCACCGATATTGCACCCGGTTACGACCATATCACGTCCGGAATCGGGGCCGCGATGATTGGCTGGTATGGCTGCGCGATGCTTTGCTATGTTACGCCCAAAGAGCATCTGGGCCTGCCGAACAAGGACGATGTGAAAGAAGGTATCATCACATACAAAATTGCGGCCCACGCGGCTGATCTGGCGAAAGGCCACCCCGGTGCGCAGATAAGAGACAACGCTATGTCCAAGGCACGGTTTGAGTTCCGTTGGGAGGATCAATTCAATTTGGGCCTCGATCCGGACACCGCTCGAGCGTACCACGATGAAACGTTACCAAAAGAATCCGCCAAAGTGGCGCACTTTTGCTCTATGTGCGGTCCGAAGTTCTGTTCTATGAAAATTAGCCAGGAAGTTCGGGAGTTTGCAGATCAGGAAGCGGTCCAGTCTGCCATGGAGGAGAAAGCAGAAGAGTTCCGTCAGCAAGGTGCGGAACTGTATCGAAAGGTATAG